One genomic region from Drosophila busckii strain San Diego stock center, stock number 13000-0081.31 chromosome 3R, ASM1175060v1, whole genome shotgun sequence encodes:
- the LOC108601416 gene encoding putative odorant receptor 83c, with translation MQRPAARYHKLTDYINLCGRRVGLAVLQPRFKFTLITWLTGFVIVNYAIFCSLWICICMQRDWRETFKSCIMMGALARGISEYQMVIRKQPEIKRQILYMRHTFLKFERLGDDYVAALNLGVDRLQGLMRFIRNGYYVSYSIMSAAPLMLLYYNGTRMSIMQFEIPGVSLEHNLGFTITYLTQLFSMFVAGNGFYAGDLYVLGGLTQILTLAHIFRIKAHKLNAALERKSQARRAARVGALIEGDEQLYSLLLDLILWHKEFTKYCYDVNKLYYNLITTQVLTAGIGTLSTVVVILGGFHLISGIYFLVSVYSMFVYCVMGTKIVYAYEELYESICCINWQELNIAQRKMFGFMLNAAQRPHTIVMLGMVPLSVSTALQITKLIYSLVMMMRQRSN, from the exons ATGCAGCGTCCTGCCGCGCGTTATCACAAACTCACTGACTATATAAACTTGTGTGGCAGGCGCGTGGGACTCGCAGTGCTGCAGCCGCGTTTCAAGTTTACGCTCATCACTTGGCTAACGGGCTTTGTGATTGttaattatgcaatattttgcaGTCTAtggatttgcatttgcatgcagcgTGATTGGCGCGAAACCTTCAAGTCGTGCATTATGATGGGCGCACTGGCGCGCGGCATAAGCGAATATCAAATGGTTATACGCAAGCAGCCCGAGATCAAACGCCAAATTCTCTACATGCGTCACACATTTCTAAAGTTCGAGCGCCTCGGCGACGACTATGTGGCGGCGCTTAACTTGGGCGTTGATCGTTTGCAAGGATTAATGCGCTTCATACGCAACGGTTATTACGTGTCCTATTCCATCATGAGTGCGGCGCCGCTTATGCTGCTCTACTACAATGGCACGCGTATGAGCATTATGCAGTTTGAAATTCCTGGAGTGTCGCTGGAGCACAATCTGGGATTCACCATCACATATCTAACCCAATTGTTTTCCATGTTTGTGGCTGGCAATGGGTTCTATGCAGGCGATTTGTATGTTCTAGGTGGATTAACGCAAATCTTAACGCTCGCACATATTTTCCGCATCAAAGCGCACAAACTGAATGCAGCACTCGAAAGAAAATCACAAGCTCGACGTGCAGCACGCGTGGGCGCCTTGATTGAGGGCGATGAGCAGCTCTATAGCCTGCTGCTTGATTTGATATTATGGCATAAAGAGTTTACCAA ATACTGTTACGATGTGAACAAGCTGTACTATAATCTAATCACAACGCAAGTATTGACTGCGGGCATTGGCACGCTTAGCACTGTGGTTGTCATACTGGGCGGCTTTCATTTGATCTCGGGCATTTACTTTCTGGTCAGCGTCTATAGCATGTTTGTCTATTGCGTTATGGGCACCAAAATTGTCTACGCT TATGAGGAATTATATGAGAGCATATGTTGCATTAATTGGCAGGAGCTTAACATAGCTCAACGCAAAATGTTTGGCTTTATGCTAAACGCAGCGCAGCGACCGCACACGATTGTTATGCTGGGCATGGTGCCGCTAAGCGTTAGCACAGCGTTGCAG ATAACAAAACTCATTTACAGCctggtgatgatgatgcgaCAGCGCAGCAactaa